In one Diabrotica virgifera virgifera chromosome 7, PGI_DIABVI_V3a genomic region, the following are encoded:
- the LOC126888332 gene encoding uncharacterized protein LOC126888332, which yields MKNVLVILRRILHKSLTSSLSEWCCKHNITHVAINDLLNILKPYHPELPRDARTLLHTPRKTILQPINSGHYIHFGLRNCLQKLLSQYSGEECLDTVEILINIDGLPLSKSSSSQVYPILCSLYPKQGPVDIVGIYHGYEKPKDSNLFLEKFVEDAIEIINNEAAIKSEKCSDKKVAEQEIGRWLRRAGDRLKTFKEKESE from the exons ATGAAAAATGTATTAGTGATACTACGGAGGATACTACATAAAAGTCTTACCAGTAGCTTATCAGAATGGTGCTGTAAACATAATATTACACATGTGGCTATTAATGAcctgttaaatattttaaaaccatATCATCCTGAATTACCCCGAGATGCTAGAACTCTGTTACACACTCCAAGGAAAACTATTCTACAACCAATAAACTCAGGTCACTATATTCATTTTGGATTGAGAAATTGTTTGCAAAAACTACTGTCTCAGTATTCTGGAGAAGAGTGTCTTGATACTGTagaaattttaattaatatagatggtCTTCCACTTTCAAAAAGTTCATCCAGTCAAGTGTATCCAATTTTATGCAGTTTATATCCGAAACAGGGGCCAGTTGATATAGTTGGTATATATCACGGTTATGAGAAACCCAAAGAttctaatttatttttagaaaaatttgtaGAAGATGCCATAGAAATAATTAATAATG AAGCTgcaataaaaagtgaaaaatgtaGTGATAAGAAGGTGGCGGAGCAAGAAATTGGACGATGGTTGAGGAGAGCCGGGGATCGCTTAAAAACTTTCAAGGAAAAGGAATCagaataa